The following are encoded in a window of Qipengyuania soli genomic DNA:
- a CDS encoding nitrate reductase subunit alpha, with translation MSHLLDRLTFFKQAKQPFSKGHGITTNQNRDWEDSYRKRWQHDKIVRSTHGVNCTGSCSWKIYVKGGIITWETQQTDYPRTRPDLPNHEPRGCPRGASYSWYIYSAQRLKYPMIRSRLVKLWREARTVRTPVAAWASIVEDPAKRKTYTAIRGHGGFVRSTWDEVNEIIAAANAYTAKTYGPDRVIGFSPIPAMSMVSYAAGSRYLSLLGGTCMSFYDWYCDLPPASPQTWGEQTDVPESADWYNAGFLMMWGSNVPQTRTPDAHFMTEARYRGTKVAVVSPDYAEATKFADLWLNPKQGTDAALAMAMGHVILREYHLDRQAEYFEDYCRKYSDFPMLVRLVEKDGAYVPERLLRASDFLKDLGEENNPDWKTVAIDETTEEVVVPNGSAGFRWGEKGKWNLEEKDGRGNDTALRMTNILEGNHDEVIEVSFPYFGNREHDHFEGTDHPSVLNRRVPARQLQLKEGKAFVATVFDLFCANYGLDRGLGGDHVARDYAEMVPYTPAWAEKITGVPADQIITTAREFAGNAETTKGKSMVILGAGLNHWYHMDMNYRGIINLLVMCGCVGQSGGGWSHYVGQEKLRPQTGWLPLAFALDWNRPPRQMNSTSFFYAHTDQWRYETLGVDEILSPTAPEGEWDASLIDYNARAERMGWLPSAPQLKTNPLEVGKAAKASGKEAKDYVAEQLKSGELEMSCFDPDDPANWPRNMFVWRSNLLGSSGKGHEYFLKHLLGTAHGVQGKDLGEIGGQKPKEVKWHDDAPQGKLDLLVTLDFRMSTTCVYSDIVLPTASWYEKDDLNTSDMHPFIHPLSAAVDPVWESRSDWDIYKGIAKKFSEVAPEVLGVEQDVVLSPIQHDSPNEIAQPFEVEDWGQGQVEPVPGKTMATVALVERDYPALYERFCSLGPLMDKLGNGGKGIAWNTEREVENLRKLNGTTKLNGSDKGAPRIESAIDAAEVILMLAPETNGEVAVKAWGDLSKKTGRDHKHLALPKEEEKIRFRDIQAQPRKIISSPTWSGLESEHVCYNAGYTNVHELIPWRTLTGRQQLYQDHKWMRAFGEGFCVYRPPIDTKAVQPMLDEAKNAPHVVLNFITPHQKWGIHSTYTDNLLMLTLSRGGPIVWMSEVDAAKAGLVDNDWVEAFNANGALVARVVVSQRMKEGTLFMYHAQEKIVNVPGSPLTGQRGGIHNSVTRAVLKPTHMIGGYVQQSYGFNYYGTVGSNRDEYVIVRKLQKVDWLEGALAEGENAA, from the coding sequence ATGAGCCATCTTCTCGACCGCCTGACCTTCTTCAAACAGGCCAAGCAGCCGTTTTCAAAAGGCCACGGCATCACAACCAACCAGAACCGAGACTGGGAGGACAGCTATCGCAAGCGTTGGCAGCACGACAAAATCGTGCGGTCGACCCACGGGGTGAACTGCACCGGCTCGTGCAGTTGGAAGATTTACGTTAAGGGCGGGATCATCACGTGGGAAACACAGCAGACCGACTATCCGCGTACGCGGCCCGATCTGCCGAACCACGAGCCTCGTGGGTGCCCGCGCGGTGCAAGTTACAGTTGGTACATCTATTCGGCCCAGCGGCTGAAGTATCCGATGATCCGCTCGCGGCTTGTCAAGCTGTGGCGCGAAGCGCGTACGGTGCGGACTCCCGTCGCGGCATGGGCTTCGATCGTCGAGGATCCGGCCAAGCGCAAAACCTACACCGCAATACGTGGTCACGGCGGTTTCGTGCGTTCGACGTGGGATGAGGTCAACGAGATCATCGCCGCGGCCAATGCCTACACCGCCAAGACCTACGGCCCCGACCGGGTGATCGGCTTCTCGCCGATCCCGGCGATGTCGATGGTGAGTTATGCGGCTGGCTCGCGCTACCTTTCGCTGCTCGGCGGCACCTGCATGTCATTCTACGACTGGTACTGCGATCTGCCACCCGCCAGCCCTCAGACCTGGGGTGAGCAGACCGACGTTCCGGAAAGCGCCGACTGGTACAATGCCGGCTTCCTGATGATGTGGGGCTCCAACGTGCCGCAAACGCGCACGCCCGACGCGCACTTCATGACCGAGGCACGTTACCGCGGAACCAAGGTTGCCGTGGTCAGCCCTGACTATGCCGAGGCGACCAAGTTCGCCGATCTCTGGCTCAACCCCAAGCAAGGGACCGACGCGGCGCTCGCCATGGCGATGGGCCATGTCATCCTGCGCGAATATCACCTCGACCGTCAGGCAGAGTACTTTGAGGATTACTGCCGGAAGTATTCCGACTTTCCGATGCTTGTGCGTTTGGTCGAAAAAGACGGTGCCTATGTGCCCGAACGTCTGCTGCGCGCATCGGATTTCCTCAAGGATCTGGGCGAAGAGAACAATCCCGATTGGAAGACGGTGGCAATCGACGAGACCACCGAAGAAGTCGTTGTACCCAATGGCTCGGCAGGCTTCCGGTGGGGTGAAAAGGGCAAATGGAACCTGGAGGAGAAAGACGGGCGGGGCAACGACACCGCGCTGAGGATGACCAACATTCTCGAAGGCAATCACGACGAGGTGATCGAAGTCTCCTTCCCCTATTTCGGGAATCGCGAACACGATCATTTCGAAGGGACCGATCATCCCAGCGTGCTCAATCGCCGGGTGCCGGCGCGCCAGCTCCAGCTCAAGGAAGGCAAGGCTTTCGTTGCGACCGTCTTCGACCTGTTCTGCGCCAACTATGGTCTCGATCGGGGTCTTGGCGGAGACCATGTCGCGCGGGACTACGCCGAAATGGTCCCCTACACCCCGGCCTGGGCCGAAAAGATCACCGGCGTGCCGGCAGACCAGATCATCACCACTGCGCGAGAGTTTGCCGGCAATGCCGAGACAACCAAGGGCAAGTCGATGGTCATCCTCGGAGCCGGTCTCAACCACTGGTACCACATGGACATGAACTATCGCGGCATCATCAACCTGCTGGTGATGTGCGGTTGTGTGGGCCAGTCGGGCGGTGGCTGGTCGCACTACGTCGGCCAGGAAAAGCTCCGGCCCCAGACCGGGTGGCTCCCGCTGGCCTTTGCGCTCGACTGGAACCGACCGCCGCGGCAGATGAATTCGACGAGCTTCTTCTACGCGCATACCGACCAATGGCGCTACGAAACGCTCGGCGTGGACGAGATACTCTCGCCGACAGCCCCAGAGGGCGAATGGGACGCGAGCCTGATCGACTACAACGCCCGTGCGGAGCGCATGGGCTGGCTGCCCAGTGCGCCGCAGCTCAAGACCAATCCGCTCGAAGTGGGCAAGGCCGCCAAGGCATCGGGCAAGGAAGCCAAGGACTATGTAGCGGAGCAGCTCAAGTCGGGTGAGCTGGAAATGTCCTGTTTCGATCCGGACGATCCGGCAAACTGGCCACGCAACATGTTCGTATGGCGCTCCAACCTGCTCGGGTCATCGGGCAAGGGTCACGAATATTTCCTCAAGCACCTGCTCGGCACCGCACATGGCGTCCAGGGCAAGGACTTGGGAGAGATCGGTGGCCAGAAGCCGAAGGAAGTAAAGTGGCACGATGATGCGCCGCAAGGTAAGCTCGATCTGCTGGTCACGCTCGATTTCCGTATGTCGACCACCTGTGTCTATTCCGACATCGTCCTGCCGACCGCGAGTTGGTACGAGAAAGACGATCTCAACACGTCAGACATGCACCCCTTCATCCACCCGCTATCGGCAGCGGTTGACCCCGTTTGGGAATCGCGCAGCGACTGGGACATCTACAAGGGGATCGCAAAGAAGTTCTCCGAAGTTGCCCCCGAGGTTCTAGGCGTCGAACAAGACGTGGTCTTGAGCCCGATCCAGCATGACAGCCCTAACGAGATCGCCCAGCCCTTCGAGGTCGAAGACTGGGGCCAGGGACAGGTCGAACCTGTCCCTGGCAAGACGATGGCAACCGTTGCTCTCGTCGAGCGCGATTACCCCGCGCTTTATGAACGGTTCTGCTCGCTCGGTCCCCTCATGGACAAGCTCGGCAATGGCGGAAAAGGCATTGCCTGGAATACCGAGAGGGAGGTGGAAAATTTGCGGAAGCTCAATGGTACCACCAAGCTCAATGGCTCGGATAAAGGCGCGCCGAGGATCGAGAGCGCGATCGATGCCGCCGAGGTCATCCTGATGCTTGCGCCAGAGACCAATGGCGAGGTTGCGGTCAAGGCGTGGGGCGACCTGTCGAAGAAGACGGGCCGCGACCACAAGCATCTAGCGCTGCCGAAGGAAGAGGAGAAAATCCGCTTCCGCGACATTCAGGCGCAACCGCGGAAGATCATCTCTTCTCCCACCTGGTCGGGGCTAGAAAGCGAGCACGTGTGCTATAATGCTGGTTACACCAACGTGCACGAATTGATCCCCTGGCGGACGCTAACCGGGAGGCAGCAACTCTATCAGGATCACAAGTGGATGCGCGCCTTCGGTGAAGGGTTCTGCGTCTATCGCCCGCCGATCGATACCAAGGCCGTGCAGCCGATGCTTGATGAAGCGAAGAACGCACCGCACGTGGTGCTCAACTTCATCACGCCGCACCAGAAATGGGGCATCCACTCGACTTATACCGACAACCTCTTGATGCTGACGTTGTCGCGCGGCGGGCCGATCGTCTGGATGAGCGAGGTTGATGCGGCGAAGGCGGGCCTCGTCGACAACGACTGGGTCGAGGCCTTCAACGCCAATGGCGCGCTCGTCGCCCGCGTGGTCGTCTCGCAGCGCATGAAGGAGGGTACGCTCTTCATGTATCACGCACAGGAGAAGATCGTGAACGTCCCCGGCTCGCCGCTCACCGGCCAGCGCGGCGGCATCCACAATTCGGTCACCCGCGCCGTGCTCAAGCCGACCCACATGATCGGCGGCTACGTCCAGCAAAGCTACGGCTTCAACTACTACGGCACGGTCGGATCGAACCGCGACGAATATGTGATCGTCCGCAAGCTCCAGAAGGTCGACTGGCTCGAAGGAGCGCTTGCCGAAGGGGAGAATGCAGCATGA